In Musa acuminata AAA Group cultivar baxijiao chromosome BXJ2-3, Cavendish_Baxijiao_AAA, whole genome shotgun sequence, the following proteins share a genomic window:
- the LOC135607763 gene encoding cytosolic Fe-S cluster assembly factor NBP35-like isoform X1 — MDNGNHQIPENANEHCPGPQSEEAGKADACAGCPNHQICAAAPKGPDPDLVTIAERMATIKHKILVLSGKGGVGKSTFAAQLSFALAEMDSQVGLLDIDICGPSIPKMLGLEGQDIHQSNLGWSPVYVESNLGVMSIGFMLPNPDEAVIWRGPRKNGLIKQFLKDVDWGELDYLVVDAPPGTSDEHISIVQFLQATGIVGAIIVTTPQQVSLIDVRKEISFCKKVGIQVLGIVENMSELRQSISDFRFVKSTESGHENDVTEWALSYIRSNAPELLSVISCCEVFDSSRGGAAKMCAEMGVPFLGKVPMDPHLCRAVEEGRSCFTDQKCTVSAPALRTIIEKLVSSCQ; from the exons ATGGACAATGGAAACCACCAAATCCCCGAGAATGCAAATGAGC ATTGCCCGGGGCCGCAGTCAGAGGAGGCGGGGAAGGCAGATGCCTGCGCCGGGTGCCCTAATCATCAAATCTGTGCCGCTGCCCCAAAAGGCCCTGACCCTG ACTTGGTGACTATAGCAGAGAGAATGGCAACTATAAAACACAAGATACTTGTCCTATCTGGGAAGGGTGGTGTCGGAAAAAGTACTTTCGCGGCACAGCTCTCGTTTGCATTGGCTGAGATGGACTCCCAGGTTGGCCTTCTTGACATAGACATATGTGGGCCTAGCATCCCCAAAATGCTGGGCCTTGAAGGGCAGGATATCCACCAGAGCAACCTTGGTTGGTCCCCGGTCTATGTTGAATCGAACCTTGGGGTTATGTCAATTGGTTTCATGCTCCCAAATCCTGATGAGGCTGTCATATGGAGGGGCCCTCGCAAGAATGGACTCATAAAACAGTTCTTGAAGGACGTGGATTGGGGTGAGCTGGACTATCTTGTGGTTGATGCTCCGCCTGGAACATCTGATGAGCACATTTCTATTGTACAGTTTCTGCAAGCCACAGGCATAGTTGGTGCGATCATCGTTACCACCCCACAGCAAGTGTCTTTGATCGATGTGCGAAAGGAGATCAGTTTCTGCAAGAAGGTTGGCATCCAAGTTTTGGGGATTGTCGAGAACATGAGCGAGTTGAGGCAGTCGATTTCAGATTTCAGGTTCGTGAAGTCGACTGAGTCCGGACATGAGAATGATGTAACAGAGTGGGCACTTAGCTATATTAGATCAAATGCTCCGGAGCTGCTGTCCGTAATCTCATGCTGCGAGGTCTTCGATAGCAGTAGAGGTGGGGCTGCAAAGATGTGCGCGGAAATGGGAGTCCCATTTCTCGGGAAGGTGCCGATGGATCCTCATCTTTGCAGAGCCGTAGAGGAAGGGCGCTCATGTTTCACGGATCAGAAATGCACTGTGAGCGCTCCGGCACTAAGAACAATCATTGAGAAACTGGTTTCCTCTTGTCAATAA
- the LOC135607763 gene encoding cytosolic Fe-S cluster assembly factor NBP35-like isoform X2: protein MATIKHKILVLSGKGGVGKSTFAAQLSFALAEMDSQVGLLDIDICGPSIPKMLGLEGQDIHQSNLGWSPVYVESNLGVMSIGFMLPNPDEAVIWRGPRKNGLIKQFLKDVDWGELDYLVVDAPPGTSDEHISIVQFLQATGIVGAIIVTTPQQVSLIDVRKEISFCKKVGIQVLGIVENMSELRQSISDFRFVKSTESGHENDVTEWALSYIRSNAPELLSVISCCEVFDSSRGGAAKMCAEMGVPFLGKVPMDPHLCRAVEEGRSCFTDQKCTVSAPALRTIIEKLVSSCQ, encoded by the coding sequence ATGGCAACTATAAAACACAAGATACTTGTCCTATCTGGGAAGGGTGGTGTCGGAAAAAGTACTTTCGCGGCACAGCTCTCGTTTGCATTGGCTGAGATGGACTCCCAGGTTGGCCTTCTTGACATAGACATATGTGGGCCTAGCATCCCCAAAATGCTGGGCCTTGAAGGGCAGGATATCCACCAGAGCAACCTTGGTTGGTCCCCGGTCTATGTTGAATCGAACCTTGGGGTTATGTCAATTGGTTTCATGCTCCCAAATCCTGATGAGGCTGTCATATGGAGGGGCCCTCGCAAGAATGGACTCATAAAACAGTTCTTGAAGGACGTGGATTGGGGTGAGCTGGACTATCTTGTGGTTGATGCTCCGCCTGGAACATCTGATGAGCACATTTCTATTGTACAGTTTCTGCAAGCCACAGGCATAGTTGGTGCGATCATCGTTACCACCCCACAGCAAGTGTCTTTGATCGATGTGCGAAAGGAGATCAGTTTCTGCAAGAAGGTTGGCATCCAAGTTTTGGGGATTGTCGAGAACATGAGCGAGTTGAGGCAGTCGATTTCAGATTTCAGGTTCGTGAAGTCGACTGAGTCCGGACATGAGAATGATGTAACAGAGTGGGCACTTAGCTATATTAGATCAAATGCTCCGGAGCTGCTGTCCGTAATCTCATGCTGCGAGGTCTTCGATAGCAGTAGAGGTGGGGCTGCAAAGATGTGCGCGGAAATGGGAGTCCCATTTCTCGGGAAGGTGCCGATGGATCCTCATCTTTGCAGAGCCGTAGAGGAAGGGCGCTCATGTTTCACGGATCAGAAATGCACTGTGAGCGCTCCGGCACTAAGAACAATCATTGAGAAACTGGTTTCCTCTTGTCAATAA
- the LOC135607761 gene encoding remorin 4.1-like, protein MRPVESKGSCSHESTQDHHSCNAYGFEFHSGAGPTKALHHHKALGSRAKPTPSKWDDAQKWLVGLSARADHKHSMSKPRNSNADDRRLLTSLSQRGRDSCSSADGVLEDDMALAVAAQDAAETKKVDCNEPLWRTNKPSEDSSVVVRSVCLRDASTEMTPIASKEPSRTGTPLRATTPVLKSPLSSRSSTPGRSRQGAEQHDDHQPGMRNPERRSEAVPFGKSSGNGWPCRGEAAPIGGSKYPEVNASVQDQNMDSLESQATAWDEAERAKYTARYKREEVKIQAWENHEKRKAETEMRRMEVKAERMRSRAQEKHASRLAAARRMAEEKRANAEGRLNEHAARTSERADYIRRTGHLPSSFFSFKLSSLCG, encoded by the exons ATGAGGCCAGTGGAGAGCAAGGGGAGCTGTAGCCATGAATCAACTCAGGATCACCATAGCTGCAATGCATACGGCTTCGAGTTCCACAGTGGCGCCGGCCCAACCAAGGCCCTTCACCACCACAAAGCGCTGGGGTCGCGCGCCAAGCCCACCCCTTCCAAGTGGGACGACGCCCAGAAATGGCTGGTGGGGCTCTCAGCTCGGGCAGACCACAAGCACTCCATGAGCAAGCCAAGGAACTCGAACGCCGACGACCGGAGGCTGCTCACCTCATTGTCCCAGAGAGGGCGGGACTCCTGTAGCAGCGCCGATGGAGTTCTGGAGGACGACATGGCTCTCGCAGTGGCTGCTCAAGACGCAGCCGAAACAAAGAAGGTGGACTGCAACGAGCCGTTGTGGAGGACGAACAAGCCGAGCGAGGACTCGTCCGTGGTGGTCAGATCGGTGTGTTTGAGAGACGCGAGCACGGAGATGACGCCGATCGCAAGCAAGGAACCATCTCGGACCGGCACGCCGCTTCGAGCGACGACGCCGGTGTTGAAGAGTCCGCTCTCTTCGAGGTCATCCACCCCGGGGAGAAGCCGACAGGGCGCGGAACAGCACGACGACCACCAGCCGGGGATGAGGAATCCGGAGAGGAGAAGCGAGGCAGTGCCTTTCGGGAAGTCGAGCGGCAATGGCTGGCCTTGCAGAGGTGAAGCTGCTCCCATCGGCGGCAGCAAGTATCCTGAGGTGAATGCATCTGTGCAAGATCAGAACATGGATTCGCTGGAATCTCAAGCCACTGCATGGGACGAAGCAGAGCGAGCAAAATACACGGCAAG ATACAAGCGTGAAGAGGTGAAGATACAAGCATGGGAGAATCATGAGAAAAGAAAAGCTGAAACTGAGATGAGGAGGATGGAG GTCAAGGCAGAAAGAATGAGGTCGCGAGCCCAAGAAAAACATGCAAGCAGGTTGGCAGCGGCACGGAGAATGGCAGAGGAGAAGAGAGCCAATGCGGAGGGCAGGCTGAATGAGCATGCCGCGAGGACTTCGGAGAGAGCAGATTACATTAGAAGGACAGGGCATTTGCCATCCTCTTTTTTCTCCTTCAAATTGTCTTCTCTTTGTGGTTGA